Proteins from a single region of Saccharicrinis carchari:
- the tnpB gene encoding IS66 family insertion sequence element accessory protein TnpB (TnpB, as the term is used for proteins encoded by IS66 family insertion elements, is considered an accessory protein, since TnpC, encoded by a neighboring gene, is a DDE family transposase.) produces the protein MYAPATDMRKGFDGLSGIVSGQLKRDPANGDVFIFVNRARNKIKLLHWEAGGFVLYYKRLESGTFDLPVVEGSNHAKLKWSDLVMMVEGIKLEKYSLKKRFSFIQG, from the coding sequence ATGTATGCCCCAGCAACAGATATGAGAAAGGGTTTCGACGGGTTGAGCGGCATTGTGTCCGGTCAGCTAAAGCGTGACCCGGCCAATGGCGATGTTTTTATTTTTGTGAACCGGGCACGCAACAAAATAAAGTTGCTCCATTGGGAGGCCGGTGGTTTTGTACTTTATTACAAACGGTTGGAATCCGGCACGTTTGATCTTCCTGTTGTTGAAGGCTCCAACCACGCCAAGCTAAAATGGTCTGACCTAGTGATGATGGTGGAAGGTATAAAATTGGAAAAATATTCGCTAAAAAAACGTTTCTCTTTCATACAAGGATAA